A stretch of Brassica rapa cultivar Chiifu-401-42 chromosome A08, CAAS_Brap_v3.01, whole genome shotgun sequence DNA encodes these proteins:
- the LOC103835446 gene encoding RHOMBOID-like protein 10, chloroplastic, which translates to MVLLSLSQHNLWPPESGSTAFRGFATAASIHACDHLRRHLRLGLRIRSSLQKLQQVSDAARTEFSRRLVLFNRANFLHSRDDIRSSLLSICFFNGGGESRIDPRGDEGSSSSNQEASKRNTSSGRRWTNVLLAVNVIMYIAQVASNGRVLTWGAKVNSLIDRGQLWRLATSSVLHANPMHLMINCYSLNSIGPTAESLGGPKRFLAVYLTSAVASSAMSYWLNKSPSVGASGAIFGLVGSVAVFVMRHKQMVRGGNEDLMQIAQVIALNMTLGLVSRGIDNWGHIGGLLGGTAMAWLVGPQWKYEYTTRDGRRVFVDRAPMPLFLRWRNERGRS; encoded by the exons ATGGTACTTTTGTCATTATCTCAACATAATCTCTGGCCGCCGGAATCTGGATCCACGGCGTTTCGAGGTTTCGCAACCGCCGCATCCATACACGCGTGCGATCATCTTCGCCGTCACCTCCGCCTTGGCTTACGTATCCGCTCTTCACTTCAG AAACTGCAGCAAGTCTCTGATGCTGCACGGACGGAGTTCTCAAGAAGACTCGTTCTGTTCAACAGGGCTAACTTCCTCCACTCCAGAGATGATATCAGATCTTCGTTGCTATCAATATGTTTCTTTAATGGAGGAGGAGAGAGTAGGATAGATCCTAGAGGTGATGaaggatcatcatcatcaaaccaGGAGGCTTCCAAGAGAAACACAAGCAGTGGACGTAGGTGGACCAACGTCCTCCTTGCTGTTAACGTTAT AATGTATATTGCACAAGTTGCATCCAATGGCAGAGTGCTGACATGGGGAGCCAAGGTTAACAGCTTGATCGATAGAGGTCAGTTATGGAGACTGGCTACATCTTCTGTTCTTCATGCAAATCCTATGCATCTCATG ATAAATTGCTATTCTTTGAATTCTATTGGACCAACTGCTGAGAGTTTAGGTGGCCCAAAGAGATTCCTCGCCGTTTACTTGACATCTGCAGTTGCAA GTTCAGCAATGAGTTACTGGCTCAACAAATCGCCATCAGTTGGTGCTTCCGGTGCAATTTTCGGATTG GTTGGCTCGGTAGCTGTATTTGTCATGAGACACAAACAAATGGTCAGAGGTGGGAATGAAGATCTGATGCAGATAGCTCAAGTTATTGCCCTAAACATG ACATTGGGTTTAGTGTCAAGAGGCATAGATAACTGGGGACAT ATTGGTGGCTTACTTGGTGGAACCGCAATGGCATGGCTTGTAGGACCACAGTGGAAGTATGAGTACACAACAAGAGATGGTCGGAGAGTGTTCGTGGACAGGGCTCCAATGCCGCTCTTTTTGCGGTGGAGAAATGAACGGGGACGAAGCTGA
- the LOC103835447 gene encoding GDSL esterase/lipase At1g59030 codes for MKLYMLWLVLVLAVQADAAKQRTKAKIPALIVFGDSIMDTGNNNNLSTFLKSNFPPYGKDFPGGLATGRFSDGKVPSDLIAEKLGLAKTLPAYLSPNLKPRNLLKGITFASGGSGYDPLTAETMSVISVGDQLIYFKEYISTIKRRYGKRKARHILNRGIFLVVSSSNDLAHTYIAQSHKYNPASYASFLAKSAVIFVRELHKLGARKIGVFSALPVGCVPLQRSVRGSVLTRECVKPLNNMAKKFNTRLSPALKSLDRELEGIIFYVDVYETFLDMIQNPKKYGFEVADRACCGTGFLEISYMCNSYNPFTCSNSSAYIFWDSYHPTERAYQVMVDKLFYKYFSKVF; via the exons aTGAAGCTTTACATGTTATGGCTCGTGTTGGTATTAGCCGTCCAAGCGGATGCAGCAAAGCAAAGAACGAAGGCTAAAATCCCTGCATTAATAGTTTTCGGAGATTCAATAATGGATACTGGTAACAACAACAATCTCTCAACTTTTCTTAAGTCCAACTTCCCTCCTTATGGCAAAGACTTTCCCGGCGGATTGGCTACTGGAAGATTTTCTGATGGAAAAGTTCCTTCTGATCTTATTG CGGAAAAATTGGGGTTGGCTAAGACATTACCAGCATACCTAAGTCCAAATTTGAAGCCTAGAAATCTTTTGAAAGGTATAACATTTGCGTCTGGAGGATCAGGTTATGATCCATTGACAGCCGAAACTATG TCGGTGATATCAGTGGGGGATCAACTAATATATTTCAAAGAGTATATATCAACGATCAAACGACGTTATGGAAAAAGAAAAGCTCGACATATCTTGAACCGCGGCATTTTTCTCGTGGTTTCTAGTAGCAATGACCTTGCTCACACTTATATAGCCCAATCTCATAAATATAACCCTGCATCTTATGCTTCTTTCTTGGCTAAATCAGCAGTTATATTCGTAAGA gaATTACACAAGCTTGGAGCTCGAAAAATTGGGGTGTTTAGTGCACTTCCTGTTGGATGTGTACCACTTCAAAGATCAGTGCGTGGAAGTGTATTAACAAGAGAATGTGTTAAACCCTTAAACAATATGGCAAAAAAATTCAACACTAGACTTTCTCCAGCACTGAAATCTTTAGATAGAGAGTTGGAGGGTATTATCTTCTACGTTGATGTTTATGAGACCTTTTTGGACATGATccaaaatcctaaaaaatacG GTTTCGAGGTAGCTGATAGAGCTTGTTGCGGTACTGGTTTTCTCGAAATTTCTTATATGTGCAACTCATATAATCCATTCACATGCTCTAATTCGTCGGCCTATATATTTTGGGATAGCTACCATCCAACTGAAAGAGCTTATCAAGTTATGGTTGATAAGTTATTCTACAAATACTTTAGCAAAGTCTTTTGA
- the LOC103835588 gene encoding uncharacterized protein LOC103835588, with translation MEPKAPPLTPKLRLLCSYGGRIMPIPPSNSLEYIGGETRIVAVPRDISFSAFFQLLSGKLLHGRSFSLKYRLPSCDLDSLITVNDNEDLQNMIAEYDSASPQRIRLFLFPSNYPESASTRHPLSVNLLGLEPPIQKIIYTSSSSVVPFPIFPQNNCTAKQRVDHVKFHATSDEDPITSASLNTGVSDKETEREEIQDQPRRIVIQEPLQQQHQFLPIFYLPVLPMPPHMVTRSVNGYALSPAMEYSTGADPVLENKETAT, from the coding sequence ATGGAACCGAAAGCTCCGCCGTTAACTCCGAAGCTCCGTCTGCTCTGTAGCTACGGTGGCCGGATAATGCCCATACCGCCGTCAAACTCCCTAGAATACATCGGAGGCGAAACCCGCATCGTCGCCGTTCCCCGTGACATCTCCTTTTCCGCTTTCTTCCAGCTTCTCTCGGGCAAGCTTCTCCATGGCCGCTCCTTCTCCCTCAAGTACAGACTCCCCAGCTGCGACCTAGACTCTCTCATCACCGTCAATGACAACGAAGATCTACAAAACATGATCGCAGAGTATGACTCAGCTAGTCCCCAGCGTATCCGTCTCTTCCTCTTCCCGTCAAACTACCCCGAATCAGCATCAACTCGACATCCTCTCTCGGTTAACTTGCTTGGACTCGAACCGCCTATACAGAAAATAATCTACACCTCTTCGTCTTCCGTTGTTCCCTTCCCGATATTCCCGCAAAATAATTGTACGGCGAAGCAGCGTGTGGATCACGTCAAATTCCATGCAACGTCGGACGAGGATCCTATAACTTCAGCCTCTTTGAACACCGGAGTTTCGGATAAAGAAACTGAGAGAGAAGAGATTCAAGATCAACCACGGAGAATAGTTATCCAAGAGCCTTTGCAGCAGCAGCATCAATTTTTACCGATATTCTACTTACCGGTCTTGCCGATGCCGCCACATATGGTGACTCGTTCAGTGAATGGTTACGCCTTGTCTCCGGCCATGGAATATTCTACTGGAGCAGATCCAGTGCTGGAAAATAAGGAGACGGCGACCTGA